The following proteins come from a genomic window of Methanothermobacter thermautotrophicus:
- a CDS encoding NTP transferase domain-containing protein produces MISAVVAAAGRASRMMRDMAELGLEPVHKLLLPLNGVTVIEATVRAVLSAGVDECIVVTGHRAGEVEEALSSLDVRVVRNDPVDVPLSSSLLRGVKAAAGDIILCAAGDQPAVSPATLRRIAEHADPCTVSILARGESGWLESARGIGMPLAAGADLLREYLPRGDGNINPLLWMMLEDGVRLYGVEASDPIELVNINHYSDYLRIRDHFRDVDKDTE; encoded by the coding sequence GTGATATCTGCTGTCGTTGCTGCAGCCGGCAGGGCGAGCCGGATGATGAGGGACATGGCTGAACTTGGCCTCGAACCGGTCCACAAGCTCCTCCTCCCCCTCAATGGGGTTACCGTCATAGAGGCTACAGTCAGGGCTGTGCTCTCTGCGGGGGTTGATGAGTGCATAGTCGTGACAGGCCACAGGGCAGGGGAGGTGGAGGAGGCCCTCTCCAGTCTGGATGTCCGTGTGGTGAGAAACGACCCCGTGGATGTCCCTTTATCCTCGTCACTCCTGAGGGGTGTAAAGGCTGCAGCTGGAGATATAATTCTCTGCGCTGCAGGGGACCAGCCAGCAGTATCACCTGCAACCCTCAGGAGGATAGCTGAACATGCTGATCCCTGCACGGTTTCAATCCTCGCGAGGGGTGAGAGTGGCTGGCTTGAGAGTGCCAGGGGGATCGGGATGCCCCTTGCAGCAGGCGCCGATCTCCTCAGGGAGTACCTGCCCCGGGGGGATGGTAACATAAACCCCCTCCTCTGGATGATGCTGGAGGATGGTGTGAGGCTCTACGGTGTAGAGGCCTCTGACCCCATTGAACTTGTTAACATAAACCATTACAGTGATTATTTGAGGATCAGGGACCATTTCAGGGATGTAGATAAAGATACAGAATGA
- a CDS encoding DUF169 domain-containing protein, producing the protein MVDVCGVNGYDEISGKLKDLLGLEKSPVAIKLVLREDDLPEGVEKIEKPARHCEMVQMAAAGEVFYATAEAQACKGGADALGIDEAPEKVRTGEFYYNLGRFASFASAKRTFDGIPSIDLKFYAAVYAPLEKATFDPDVILIICNPAQAMKISQALVYTLGGRVEADFSGIQSLCADAVAGPYMRKRPNITMGCSGSRQYAGVRDDELIVGLNGENLGCFVNALEAIS; encoded by the coding sequence ATGGTTGATGTGTGCGGTGTTAATGGATACGATGAGATCTCAGGGAAACTGAAGGATCTTCTGGGCCTTGAAAAATCCCCTGTGGCAATTAAACTCGTCCTGAGGGAGGATGACCTCCCTGAGGGTGTTGAGAAGATAGAAAAACCTGCAAGGCACTGTGAAATGGTCCAGATGGCTGCAGCAGGCGAGGTGTTCTATGCCACTGCAGAGGCCCAGGCATGCAAGGGTGGTGCCGATGCCCTCGGAATCGATGAGGCCCCTGAGAAGGTCAGGACAGGGGAGTTCTACTACAACCTCGGAAGGTTTGCAAGCTTTGCATCAGCCAAGAGGACCTTCGATGGGATACCATCCATTGACCTCAAATTCTATGCAGCAGTCTACGCACCCCTGGAGAAGGCCACATTCGACCCCGACGTAATATTGATAATCTGCAACCCGGCCCAGGCCATGAAGATCTCACAGGCCCTCGTCTACACCCTCGGGGGCCGTGTGGAGGCAGACTTCTCGGGTATACAGTCACTGTGTGCAGATGCCGTTGCAGGGCCATACATGAGGAAGAGGCCAAACATAACCATGGGCTGCAGCGGATCAAGGCAGTACGCTGGTGTAAGGGACGATGAACTCATCGTCGGCCTCAACGGTGAAAACCTGGGATGCTTTGTTAACGCCCTTGAGGCCATAAGTTAA